A genomic region of Lodderomyces elongisporus chromosome 5, complete sequence contains the following coding sequences:
- the VAC8 gene encoding Vacuolar protein 8 (BUSCO:EOG09261JUE), with protein MGACCSCLSGRSGDGSSNQLLLAENEREAISALLQYLENRSDVDFFSNGPLRALSTLVYSENIDLQRSAALAFAEITEKDVREVNRDVLEPILILLQSSDSEVQRAACGALGNLAVNTENKILIVEMGGLEPLIRQMMSTNIEVQCNAVGCITNLATQDDNKSKIAKSGALIPLTKLAKSKDIRVQRNATGALLNMTHSGENRQELVNAGAVPVLVSLLSNEDADVQYYCTTALSNIAVDESNRKKLASTEPKLVSQLVTLMDSPSPRVQCQATLALRNLASDSGYQVEIVRAGGLPHLVQLLMCNHQPLILAAVACIRNISIHPLNEALIIEAGFLKPLVGLLDYTDSEEIQCHAVSTLRNLAASSEKNRTALLAAGAVDKCKDLVLKVPLSVQSEISACFAILALADDLKPKLYEAHIIDVLIPLTFSENGEVCGNSAAALANLCSRVSPEHKHYILSNWTQPDEGIHGFLIRFLESGSATFEHIALWTILQLLESNSAEFNQLISDDELILTGIKKMSSSQQQLAQTDLQNGNGNNNNNNNNNEGDEQYEDPRIELYNLTQQILQILG; from the coding sequence ATGGGTgcttgttgcagttgcttATCAGGTCGCAGTGGCGACGGAAGTAGCAATCAGTTGCTATTAGCAGAAAACGAAAGGGAGGCAATCTCAGCATTGCTACAATACCTCGAGAACCGATCAGATGTTGATTTCTTCAGTAATGGACCTTTGAGGGCCTTGAGTACTTTGGTATACTCCGAGAATATCGACTTACAAAGAAGTGCGGCTTTAGCATTTGCCGAGATTACCGAAAAGGATGTCAGGGAAGTCAACAGAGATGTATTGGAACCAATTCTAATACTCTTGCAATCGAGCGACTCTGAAGTACAAAGAGCCGCATGTGGTGCATTGGGCAATCTTGCTGTAAACactgaaaacaaaattctTATTGTTGAGATGGGTGGCTTGGAGCCATTAATCAGGCAAATGATGTCAACCAACATTGAAGTACAATGTAACGCTGTTGGTTGTATTACCAACTTGGCCACCCAGGATGATAACAAATCGAAAATTGCCAAGAGCGGTGCTTTGATTCCATTGACCAAATTGGCCAAACTGAAAGATATTCGAGTACAAAGAAATGCTACGGGAGCATTGCTTAATATGACACATCTGGGTGAAAACAGACAAGAGTTGGTTAATGCAGGTGCAGTTCCAGTCTTGGTTTCGCTCTTATCCAACGAGGATGCCGATGTACAATATTATTGTACCACAGCTTTGTCAAATATCGCCGTTGACGAATCCAATAGGAAAAAGTTGGCTAGTACAGAACCAAAGTTGGTCTCTCAACTAGTCACCTTGATGGACAGTCCGTCACCACGTGTGCAGTGCCAAGCTACATTAGCATTGAGGAATCTTGCATCAGATTCTGGGTACCAAGTTGAAATTGTTCGTGCCGGTGGACTACCCCATTTGGTGCAATTGCTCATGTGCAACCACCAACCACTCATccttgctgctgttgcatGTATTAGAAACATTTCCATCCATCCATTGAACGAGGCACTCATTATCGAAGCAGGCTTCTTAAAACCACTTGTTGGCTTACTCGATTACACAGACTCGGAGGAGATTCAGTGCCACGCCGTGTCAACTTTGCGAAATCTAGCTGCCTCTAGTGAAAAGAACCGCACAGCTTTGCTTGCTGCTGGTGCCGTGGATAAATGCAAAGACTTGGTTTTAAAAGTTCCTCTTTCTGTTCAATCTGAAATCTCGGCATGCTTTGCTATCCTTGCATTAGCAGATGACTTGAAGCCAAAACTATACGAAGCCCATATTATTGATGTCCTTATTCCATTAACATTTTCAGAGAATGGAGAAGTATGTGGCAATTCTGCTGCAGCATTGGCCAATTTGTGCTCGCGCGTATCACCAGAACACAAACATTATATACTCAGTAACTGGACACAACCAGATGAAGGAATCCATGGCTTTTTGATTAGGTTTTTAGAATCGGGTTCAGCAACCTTTGAACATATTGCACTTTGGACCATTTTACAATTGTTAGAGTCTAACAGTGCAGAGTTTAACCAATTGATTTCAGACGATGAGTTGATCCTTACtggaattaaaaaaatgagcagttcgcaacaacaattggcCCAAACAGATTTgcaaaatggaaatggcaacaacaacaacaacaacaacaacaacgaagGTGACGAACAATACGAGGATCCAAGGATAGAGTTGTACAACTTGACACAACAAATATTGCAGATTCTTGGATAG
- the eaf1 gene encoding RNA polymerase II transcription elongation factor SpEAF (BUSCO:EOG09261DG0) codes for MLSGVEDEAKIKSLLVEPDASVDSMFKTAIMRALESTLYLPPAITRKRKAAAAALDQMGYPNNHQQSQSQVQSQEPQIKRAKLDGREGIEYNQGQVPVQVQGQIQGQVQGQIQGQVQEQGHESVQGQEHIDEPPRIVEVDKVMSLKSQKQVSEEQMNDFITTKLEDLEVLSIPEHYPTKPQAASSLTEIYYLTQTLPSNKLIPGSHKTLMTENYELALLEGKVAVIYSRIEELKRQGKWSSRQPIRYYDPFVYTKLGKRKHFTWDNLLREASWMAEDFQEGAKYKKYCCVMIAQAVREYWSLGKEKTCVVRRIPAVLEEKIDEEMENDGDSLDIEANVKDNENENEINKDNADDNKLESNNVEQVESDSKRKLVTNFKALRDSKRDPVVSDTPNSVKNKTLSRTVKKDKSSEEKTIVPKTLFFKDLKAFQKPKDTKAGGEAKSEPQDHTPMSIFADLEPGQSNKLNISIDELNKFARSIMSNLPIHKAFGSSDGKLEVQEPPITSVSKLLLPFEKDNDWYKIILKKQSPEHQSKNSVSLSHKLPEYQKGVFGTQSHKKFNFLRPPKPPLVTNIEFRSPTVWLPDDDKRLIHYVAEFCFNWDLIADHMSVVSSVPTLRKYESNIERRTPWQCFERYIQLNSKFQFSDMKGIYSFHAQQWLEQAHRTQSTTKRRVSPLGVANDSIQRGHRKLRWASMFDAMRKAMKKREIALAKLNHRKNTNELQNSQQQNSAANSDKRGNLAKVPTPLELSKLKYERDRTIAEGSRQRMLAAVAQQQQQQQQQQQQHQLQQQHHQQHHQQQQQQHHQQHHHQQQQRPSQPQQHSQQFPTQQQHPQINPQQQQQQQQQQQQLSQHQPPPPSQQPQLQQAARAQMTAGAASQLSIQQQQQLRQRQLQQQQQQQQQQQQRISITQQGQSPHQIRAQAPVLSSAENIHIPPTQHGSPNGVINNVSQAPIKIPTTKDGKPLTNEQIQQLMQMEKQRRLLQHQQQLQLQRQQQRQQQQQQQQQQQQQQPHLHQHQNPSPHQSIDYPQSQNFQNSTHVQSPQLQNSQVNTQQYQAAQQARINANSPTVPQYSPSKVNQSPPTPYFPQPGQPQHQISPHLQQSPTPVPQAVQQQRPQSQQHQQQQAQQIQHRQSQPQQLQQPRQPQQPQQSHRQPPQQQPHRPPPQQPHQSQQQRQGQVRPRMQFQPAQITAVINSIQNQNPGLSKEQVTKLAAQYLANLSQQQQLRQRQAASLQQRRQLQRQQQSQQQQQQQQSRQPQQSPPLQSPLLHQSQPQQSPPLQQSPPLQQSPPLQQSPPLQQSHLQNSTTSSIVPNTSPQLTPQQILDAAAAAAGMGSNHVSATTSPQMNQNPMNNSQQ; via the exons ATGTTATC AGGAGTCGAAGATGAAGCAAAGATCAAGTCCTTGTTAGTTGAACCAGATGCTAGTGTTGATAGTATGTTTAAAACAGCTATTATGCGTGCTTTGGAACTGACATTGTATCTCCCACCAGCAATTActcgaaaaagaaaagcagcCGCAGCTGCTTTGGATCAAATGGGATACCCTAACAACCaccaacaactgcaactgcaagtGCAACTGCAAGAACCTCAAATCAAACGAGCGAAACTTGATGGTCGTGAAGGAATAGAATACAACCAAGGACAAGTGCCAGTGCAAGTTCAAGGGCAAATCCAAGGGCAAGTTCAAGGGCAAATCCAAGGACAAGTTCAAGAACAAGGGCATGAACTGGTGCAAGGGCAAGAGCACATTGATGAGCCTCCTAGAATTGTTGAAGTAGACAAGGTCATGTCCCTCAAATCGCAAAAGCAGGTTTCCGAAGAGCAAATGAATGATTTTATCACTACAAAATTGGAAGATTTGGAAGTGTTGTCAATTCCAGAGCACTATCCAACAAAACCTCAGGCTGCATCCTCTTTGACAGAAATATATTATTTGACCCAAACATTACCTTCGAATAAATTGATTCCCGGTAGTCACAAAACATTGATGACGGAAAACTACGAGTTGGCTCTATTAGAGGGAAAGGTTGCAGTGATTTACTCTAGAATcgaagaattgaaaagacaAGGTAAGTGGTCTCTGCGACAGCCGATTAGATACTACGATCCATTTGTCTACACAAAGTtggggaaaagaaaacactTTACGTGGGACAATTTACTTCGAGAAGCTTCGTGGATGGCGGAGGATTTCCAAGAAGGCGCAAAGTATAAGAAATATTGTTGTGTAATGATTGCACAGGCTGTAAGGGAATACTGGTCCTTgggtaaagaaaaaacatgCGTCGTGCGGAGAATTCCTGCTGTATTGGAGGAGaaaattgatgaagaaatgGAGAACGACGGAGATTCTTTGGATATCGAAGCAAATGTCAAAGATAATGAAAACGAAAATGAAATCAATAAAGATAATGCAGATGACAACAAGCTCGAGTCAAATAATGTGGAACAAGTGGAGTCCGatagcaaaagaaaacttgtTACCAATTTCAAAGCTCTAAGAGATTCCAAAAGAGATCCTGTGGTTTCAGATACACCAAATAGTGTTAAAAACAAGACCTTATCAAGAACTGTCAAGAAAGATAAATCAAGCGAAGAAAAAACTATTGTTCCAaaaactttgtttttcaaagatTTGAAAGCATTCCAAAAACCCAAGGACACCAAAGCTGGAGGTGAAGCTAAAAGTGAACCGCAAGATCATACTCCTATGTCCATTTTTGCTGATCTAGAGCCTGGTCAATCAAACAAGCTCAATATCAGCATCGATGAGCTCAACAAGTTTGCAAGATCAATAATGTCCAATTTGCCTATTCATAAAGCTTTTGGCTCCAGCGATGGCAAACTTGAAGTCCAAGAACCACCCATTACTTCTGTTTCGAAGTTACTTCTCCCTTTCGAGAAGGATAATGACTGGTACAAGATAATCTTGAAAAAGCAATCACCAGAGCACCAGAGCAAAAATTCGGTCTCACTTTCTCATAAACTTCCTGAATATCAAAAGGGTGTGTTTGGTACCCAATCACATAAgaaattcaattttttgcGCCCACCAAAGCCACCATTGGTGACAAATATTGAGTTTAGATCACCCACCGTGTGGCTTCCAGATGATGACAAAAGGCTTATACATTATGTTGCTGAGTTTTGTTTCAACTGGGACTTGATTGCAGATCACATGCTGGTTGTTTCGTCTGTACCCACGTTGCGCAAGTACGAATCCAATATTGAAAGACGTACACCATGGCAATGTTTTGAACGGTACATTCAATTGAATCTGAAATTCCAGTTTTCAGATATGAAAGGTATCTACTCGTTTCATGCTCAACAATGGTTGGAACAAGCACACAGAACGCAGCTGACTACGAAGAGACGTGTGTCGCCCTTGGGTGTAGCGAACGATTCTATACAGAGAGGGCACAGAAAACTTCGATGGGCCTCGATGTTTGATGCAATGAGGAAAGCtatgaagaaaagagagattgCACTCGCCAAGCTCAATCATCGTAAGAATACTAATGAATTGCAGAAtagtcaacaacaaaactcGGCCGCGAATCTGGATAAAAGAGGAAATCTTGCAAAGGTTCCTACCCCCTTGGAACTTTCCAAACTCAAATACGAGAGGGATAGGACAATTGCAGAGGGATCTAGGCAGAGAATGCTCGCTGCAGTAgcacaacagcaacaacagcaacaacagcaacaacaacaacatcagcttcagcaacagcatcatcaacagcatcatcaacagcaacagcaacagcatcatcaacagcatcatcatcagcagcagcagcgtCCATCGCAGCCTCAGCAACATTCCCAACAATTTCCTACTCAACAGCAGCATCCGCAAATAAATCctcagcagcaacaacaacaacaacaacaacaacagcagcttTCTCAACATCagccaccaccaccatctcaacaaccacaactaCAACAGGCCGCTAGAGCTCAAATGACCGCGGGAGCTGCGTCTCAACTTTCTAtccagcagcaacaacaacttagACAACGacaattgcaacaacaacagcagcagcagcagcagcagcagcaaagGATTAGTATAACCCAGCAAGGTCAAAGTCCTCATCAAATACGTGCACAAGCCCCTGTTTTATCGTCTGCGGAGAACATTCATATTCCCCCAACACAACATGGCTCTCCAAATGGTGTTATTAATAATGTCTCACAAGCACCGATAAAGattccaacaacaaaggATGGAAAACCATTGACTAATGAGCAAATACAACAATTAATGCAGatggaaaaacaaaggagacttcttcagcatcaacaacaacttcaaTTACAACGCCAGCAGCAACgccagcagcaacagcagcaacagcaacagcaacagcaacagcagccgCATTTGCACCAGCATCAAAATCCCCTGCCACATCAATCAATTGATTATCCTCAACTGCAAAACTTCCAAAACAGCACACACGTGCAACTGCCCCAACTTCAAAACTCACAAGTCAATACTCAGCAATATCAAGCCGCACAGCAAGCACGAATTAATGCAAATTCTCCGACTGTGCCGCAATACCTGCCTAGTAAAGTCAATCAATCACCTCCCACGCCTTATTTTCCACAACCAGGTCAACCCCAACATCAAATCTCGCCACATCTTCAACAGAGCCCTACACCTGTACCACAAGCAGTCCAACAACAACGCCCCCaatcacaacaacaccagcaacaacaagcacAACAAATCCAACATCGTCAATCCCAACCACAGCAATTGCAACAACCTCGACAACCACAACAGCCACAACAGCTGCATAGGCAACCACCGCAACAACAGCCGCATagaccaccaccacaacaaccgcatcaactgcaacaacaacgtcaGGGGCAAGTACGTCCTCGCATGCAATTTCAGCCCGCACAAATTACTGCAGTTATCAATTCTatacaaaatcaaaatcctGGGCTCTCGAAGGAACAAGTGACGAAACTTGCGGCGCAGTATCTTGCTAATCTTctgcaacagcagcaactaCGTCAGAGACAAGCGGCAAGTTTGCAACAACGTCGACAATTACAAcgtcaacaacaactgcagcagcagcaacaacagcaacagctgCGTCAGCCGCAACAGCTGCCTCCTCTACAACTGCCTCTTTTACATCAACTGCAGCCTCAACAACTGCCTCCTCTCCAACAACTGCCTCCTCTCCAACAACTGCCTCCTCTCCAACAACTGCCTCCTCTCCAACAACTGCATTTGCAAAATTCTACGACATCTAGTATAGTTCCCAACACGTCGCCGCAGTTGACACCCCAGCAAATTTTagatgctgctgctgccgctGCAGGTATGGGTCTGAATCATGTCAGTGCTACAACAAGTCCGCAAATGAATCAGAATCCAATGAATAATAGTCAACAATGA